GCTGATGGTCACGCCGCCGCCGGCGACATCGATGAACCGGCGGTACTTGGCGATCTCGGTCACCAGGTCGTCCACGCTGACGCGCTGCCCGTACCGCGCGAACCGGGTCTCCGGGTCGTGGCAGTACAGGCAGCGCAGCGGGCACCCGGCGGTGAACACGACGAACCGGGTGCCGGGGCCGTCCACCGCCGTGGCGAGGTCCCAGGAGTGGACGGTCCCGGCGGTCATCACAGTGATCCGTGGAACGTGCGGTTGACCACGTCTCGTTGTTGTTCGGGTGTCAGGCGGACGAAGTTCACCGCGTAACCCGACACTCGGATGGTCAGCTGCGGGTACTTCTCGGGGTGTTCCATCGCGTCGAGCAGGACTTCCCGGTTGAGCACGTTGGCGTTGAGGTGGAAGCCACCGGCGTCGGTGTAGGCGTCGAGCACGCCGACGAGGTTGGCCACCCGCTCCTCGGTGTCGCGGCCCAATCCGTTCGGCGTGATGCCGGCGGTCAGTGAGATGCCGTCCAGTGCCTCGTCGTAGGGCAGCTTGGCCACCGACAGCGCCGCCGCGACCAGCCCGTGCCGATCCTGGCCGTTCATCGGGTTGGCGCCGGGTGCGAACGGTTCGCCCGCGCGTCTGCCTTCCGGGGTGTTGCCGGTGTGGCGGCCGTAGACGACGTTCGAGGTGATGGTCAGCACCGACTGGGTGTGCAGGGCGTCGCGGTAGGCGGGGTAGCGGCGTACGAGCGCCATGAAGTCCTCGACCAGCCCCACCGCGAGGGTGTCGGCGCGGTCGTCGTTGTTGCCGTAGCGGGGGAAGTCGCCCTCCACGGCGAAGTCGACGGCCAGGCCGGTGTCGTCGCGGACCACCCGCACCTTCGCGTGCTTGATCGCCGAGAGGCTGTCCGCGACGACCGACAGGCCTGCGATGCCGCAGCCGAGCAGCCGCTGGGCGGGGTGGTCGTGCAGGGCCATCTCGATGCGTTCGTAGGCGTACTTGTCGTGCATGTAGTGGATGATGTTCAACGCGTCCACGTAGGTGCGGGCCAACCAGTCCAGGGTGCGGTCGAACGCCGCGCGGACATCGTCGTAGTCGAGGTGCTCGCCGGCGATCGGAGGTTGGTGTGGGGCGACCAGTTCGCCGGTCAGCTCGTCGCGTCCGCCGTTGATCGCGTACAGCAGCGCCTTGGCGAGGTTGACCCGTGCGCCGAAGAACTGCATCTGCTTGCCGACCTTCATGGCCGACACGCAGCAGGCGATGGCGGTGTCGTCGCCGAAGCGGGGTCGGATCAGCTCGTCGTTCTCGTACTGGATCGAGCTGGTGTCCACGGACACCCGTGCGCAGAACCGCTTGAAGCCCTCCGGCAGCGCGGGCGACCACAGCACGGTCAGGTTCGGCTCCGGCGCGGGTCCCAGGTTGTAGAGGGTCTGGAGGAACCGGAAGCTGGTCCTGGTCACGAGCGGGCGGCCGTCCTCGCCGATGCCGCCGATGCTCTCGGTGACCCAGGTCGGGTCGCCGGAGAACAGTTCGTCGTAGGCGGGGGTGCGCAGGAACCGCACGATCCGCAGCTTGATCACCAGGTCGTCGACGAGCTCCTGGGCCTGCGACTCGGTCAGCCGCCCGGCGTCGAGGTCGCGCTGGAGGTAGATGTCCAGGAACGTCGAGGTGCGACCCAGCGACATCGCCGCGCCGTTCTGCTCCTTCACCGCCGCCAGGTAGGCGTAGTACAGCCACTGGACGGCCTCACGGGCGGTGTTCGCCGGTCGGGAGATGTCGTCGCCGTAGGACCGCGCCATCTGCTTCAGCTCGTCCAGGGCGCGGATCTGCTCGGCGAGCTCCTCGCGGTCGCGGATCACCGCTTCGGTGGACGGCACGTCGTCGATCGCGGCACGCTCGGCCCGCTTGGCGTCGATCAGCCGGTCCACGCCGTAGAGCGCGACGCGCCGGTAGTCGCCGATGATCCGCCCCCGCCCGTAGGAGTCCGGCAGACCGGTGATGACCCCGGCGCGGCGGGCGCGTTTGATCTCGTCGGTGTAGGCGTCGAACACGCCGTCGTTGTGCGTCTTGCGGTACTTGGTGAAGATTTCTTTGACGGCTGGGTCGAGCTCGTAGCCGTAAGCTTCCAGACCGGCCTCCACCATGCGCAGGCCGCCGCCCGGCATGATGGCCCGCTTGAGCGGGGCGTCGGTCTGCAACCCGACGATCAGCTCCTGCGCCCGGTCGAGGTAGCCGGGGCGGTGGGAGGTGATGGTGGACGGCGTGTGCACGTCCACGTCCAGAATGCCGCGTCGGCGTTCCTCGGCGAACAACCCGGACAAGTCCCGCCACAGCGTCTCGGTCCGCTCGGTCGGTCCGGTCAGGAACCCGTCGTCGCCCTCGTAGGGGGTGTAGTTGGCCTGGATGAACCCGCGCACGTCGATGTCGTGCCGCCAGTTAGCGCCGCGGAACCCGGTCCACGCGTCGAGGCGTTCCTCCACCGCGGTCATCGCGTCAGCACCACTTTCAGCGCGCCGGTCTCGGCCGCCCGTTCGAAGACGTCGTAGGCCGCCTCCATCTCGTCCAGCGCGAACCTGTGCGTGGCGAACCGGTCGGCGTCCAGCCGCCCCCCGGCCAGCATCGTCAGCAGCGTCGGCGTGGTGACCGTGTCGACCAGGCCGGTGGTGATGGTGACGTTGCGGATCCACAGCTTTTCCAGGTGCAGGGTGGCCGGCTTGCCGTGCACGCCGACGTTCGCGACCCGACCGCCGGGGCGGATCAGCCGCGCGCACAGCTCGAAGGTCTCCGGCACGCCCACCGCCTCGATCGCGAGGTCCGCGCCCAGCCCGCCGGTCAGCTCGAACACGACCCGCTCGACGTCGTCGGCCGCGTTCACCGTCACATCCGCACCGAACTGCTTGGCCGCGTCCAGCCGCGCCTCGGCCAGATCCACCGCCACGACGTGACCGGGGCTGTAGAAGCGTGCGGTCTCGATCGCGGCCAAGCCGATCGGCCCGGCACCCACGATGACGACCGTCTGACCGGGCTGGACCTTCCCGGCGAGCACGCCGACCTCGAACGCGGTGGGCAGGATGTCCGACAGCATGACCGCGGCGGTGTCGGTGACACCGTCGGGCAGCAGGTAGGTCGAAGTGTCCGCGAACGGCACCCGCACGTACTCCGCGTGCGTGCCGTCCACGGTGTGGCCCAGGACCCAGCCGCCGCCGCCCAGGCACTGCCCGTACATCCCGGTCCGGCAGTACGAGCACCTGCCGCACGCGCTGATGCACGACACCAGCACGCGGTCGCCCGGCTTGATTTCGGTGACCGCCGCACCGACCTGCTCGACCACCCCCACACCCTCGTGGCCCAGGATCCGGCCGGGCTCCACCTCGGGCACGTCACCCTTGAGGATGTGCAGGTCCGTGCCGCAGATCGTCGCCGCGGTGATCCGCACGATCGCGTCGGTCGGGTCGACCAGCTCCGGGTCGGGCACGTCCTCCCAGGCCTTCCGGCCGGGACCGCGATAAACGAGCGCCTTCATCGTCTCCTCCTCGAATTCCGTCCACCTCGAGCGTCGGCCAAAACGTGGACAGGAGGCAGAGCCGTCGGTCCCGGCGGCTACGGCGAAGGTCCCGGTGCGGACGGGACCGTTCGCCGCTGTGCGGTCACCGGGGGAAGGCGAACCGTGGGAGGTGACAGGAAAGGTGGTCAGTCATGGCTCGGGCACTCGTGGTCTACGAATCCATGTTCGGCAACACCAAAGCCATCGCCGAGGCGATCGGGCAGGCGTTGGCGGCCGATGTCGTCGAGGTCTCAGACGCACCCGACGTGCTGCCTGACGACGTCGGCCTGGTGGTCGTCGGGGCGCCCACGCACGCCTTCAGCCTCAGCCGCCCCGCCACCCGCCAGTCCGCCGCCAACCAGGCCACCGGCGACCTGGTGTCCACCGGCCGCGGCGTCCGCGAGTGGCTGGACACCCTTGCACCGCTCGGACACCACGTCACCGCGCACGCCTTCGACACCAGGGTCAAGGTCGGGTGGCTGCCCGGCTCCGCCGCCAAGGCCATCGCCAAGCGGCTGCGCGCCCTGCACTTCCAGGTGCCGGGCAAGCCGATGTCCTTCCACGTCGGCGGCACCCCCGGCCCGCTGCTGGTCGGCGAGCCCGCCCGCGCGGACGCCTGGGCCCGCTCGATCCTCGCCGAGGCTCGGACCTGAACGCCGTTGCCGCCGGGGCCTGCGTCGGCGAATCGGCCGCACGCAGGCCCTCGACGGCCTCGACCTGATCGTCCTCCCCGGTGCACGGGCTGCCAGCCACCACGTCACCGCGCCCGCCTGCGACGCGGGTGTTGTCGGCGAAGTCCTGACCACAAGCTCATGCTGGACAGGCACCTGCGCACCATCCCGGTCGTGCGGGACGGCGTCCTCGTCGGAGTCGTCGCCAGGCGCGGCCTGCTGCGCATGATCGCCCGGGACGACGACGTGATCGCGACCGACGTGCGGCACCAGCTGTCCGTCGCGTCGGGCCGCGTCCCATGGCGGATTTCGGTCACCCGAGGGGTGGTCGCGCTGGCGGGTGAAAGGTGCGGACGACGTGGAGCGGCACGTCGCCATCGTGGTGGCCGGCGCGGTGCCGGGGATGGTGGGCGTCGAGATGGCCGAGTACAACGGCACCGCGTGAGGCGCACCGCGTCCGACCGGCCTGCCGGACCGGCAGCATGTCACTCAGGCGTTGTGCTGTAGGTGATGTCCGCTTTCGTGTAGTCGAACTGGGCGTAGGCGAAAGGCCCGTCGGGTAGGTGCCAGACCGCTGTGCCGCGACGGGGGCGTATGCGGCCCGCTACCAGGTTCCAGCCTTCGACCGGGGTGGACCAGCGGGTCTTGACCAGGCCCTCGGGCAGGTCTGCCCAGCGGTCTTCGGTGGTGAACTCGCGTGGTGCGCCGCGGTCGTCCACGGTGACCCGCGCGGTGACGGTGTTGTCGTGGTCGGTCAGGGTGAGGCCGAAGGTGTGATCGTCGATCGCGGTCCACTCGACGGGCAGGCGCAGCAGCATCGACGGTGCGAGCAGGACGGCGTCGTTGAGGAACGTCACCAGCTCGCCGAGGTCGAACTCACGGCCTTTGCCGTCCGCGACTGCGAACAGTCCCAATGCAGTGGCGTGCATCCGGCCGTGTCCGTGCTCGTACAGGTCCTCGGCCTGCACCGGGATGAGGTGCGCGAGCCTGAGTCGCATGCGGAAGTCGCGGGTCAGGTCGGCGGCGCTGTTGTGCTGCTCGCTCGTGCAGGCGATCCAGCGCTGGTCCGGGCGCATCCGGAAGAAGCCGTGCGCGGTGGCGTGGAACGACATGTCGGCCGGACGTCCCAGCACGCGGGTGAACGTCAGGTAGCGCTGTGCCGGCTCGGGCAGGTGGGCGATGTCGTCCGCGGTGATGGGAGCGGCGTGAACCGTGCTCGTCATTGGTGGCACCTCCACCTCCGAGCCTGCTCCACCCGCTGTGTGCGCCGCAGAGCCGGAGGTCATCATCGAGCGGGGACTTCCGGCGCGTCGTGCAGGTCAGTCGAAGGTGCTGCTACCGGGCCCTTGCGGAGGTGTCCGGCAAGCGCGCACGGACCAGTGCTCGCGGCGTCGTCGTTCCCTTCGACAGGCACCACCACGACCGGGCACTTCGCGTACCGCACGCAGTACGACACGACCGATCCGATCGCCGCCGCGCCCGCCCGGTGGTAGTGGTGGCCGCCCAGCACCAGCACGTCGGCGTCCTCGGCCAGACCTACGAGGGCCGGACCGGCCTCGCCGTCCACGACCGCTTCCTGGATCCGTGCGCCCCACGTCGTGCCGAGTCTTGTGACGGCTTCGCGCAGCACCCGCCGTTGCGCGGCGTGCAAGGCATCGTCGCCACCGCACACCTCGGGGTATATCCGGCAGACCGACACGGCCAGCACGGTGCCGCCCTCGGCATGCCGTACGGCCCACTCCAGGGCGACGGTCCCCGCCGGCGAGGCGTCGACGCCGACGACGGTCCTCTTGGTCCAGGTCACGATCTCGTCCTCTCCACCCGGACGCGTCGGAGCGGGCGAGCCCCGCCCGCCCGCTCCTGTTCGCGTCATCGCAGCCAGGTGTGGTCGCGGACCACGGGCAGGGTCGCCCACTGGCGGCCGAGGCCCCAGGTGGCGCCCGCGCCGGTGAGGGCGACGGCGATCAGGGCGACGGCGTAGATGATGTGGTAGTCGATGATCGGGTTGGTGGACATGCTGGGTTCGCCGGCCGAGGTGAACTGCGCGAGCGGCCACTCGGCGGCCCACATGAGCAGCATCATGAGGGTTCCGGCGATCGCGGCGACGCGCAGGCCGATCCCGGCGATGACCGCGACGCCGATGGCGAACAGGCCCAGCATGAACAGCCAGTCGGCCCACCATGCGCCGGCCCAGGCGTGGAAGGTCGACTCGAACGGGCCGACCGCGACACGACTGAGGAAGCCCTTTGTGGGCGATCCGCCGTTGATCCACGCGTTGGCCGACTTGGTGGCGTAGTCGAGCCCGAACAGCTTGTCGAAGAAGGCCCACAGGAAAACGAACCCGGTCGTGATCCGCAGGGCCGCGAGCGCGATTGCCCCGGCGTCGGCACGGACCGCCGTCGTGGCGGTCGCACGGGCAGTGGTCCCTGTTGCGGCACCGGAGTGGCTGAACGCTGTCATGGTTTCTCTCCTCTTGCTCTCGTCTGCGACATGAGCTTCGCGCCCGCGCCGGTTGTGCGACGCGGGCGAAGGTCCCTGATCGACGGGGACGTCCGGCACCACGTTCGGCTCCCGGGTCTTCACGGGTCGACGTCCGCCGCCACCAAGGCGTGCAGGAGCTTGACCAGTTGGACCACGAGGGCGATCGACACGGCGACGAGCACGATGGTCAGCGTCGTGCGCGTGATCGTCGTCCACGGGATCTCCGTGTCGTCGAACCTGAAGGGCCACACCGCCGACATCGACGTCAGCGCGGCCAGCGCCGCTGTCGTCGTCAGCACGTCGCCGAGCAGGACCAGCCGCCGTCGGGGGAACAGCGCGCAGAGCGTGTTGACGACGACGCCGAGTGCCAGACCGATGTCGATCCACACCACGACGTCGATCGCGTCGTCGGTGAGGAACGGAACCGTGCGCCACCCCGGAGAAACGTTGATCAGGACCAACAGGATCACGTCTACCACCGCGCCGACCAGGTATCCGGCGCGCGGTTCCGCCGTGACGGACGGTCGGATCGATGTGCTCGTCATCGTCCCCTCCACCGGATCGGGTGTCGCTGTCCCATCCATCGTCGGTTGCCCAAGAGGTCGCGGGCAGGGGCGGAAGACCGCGTCAGGGCGGGACCGGAGTCCCGCTCTGACGTGCCTCTCGATCGAACCGTCAGGTCTGTGGCGGCTCGTGGCGCTCGACGTCGACCGACCACTCGCCGGCGAGGGCGGCGATCGCCGCGACGGCTGCCACGACGGGGGCGGCGACGGCGACGACGACGCCTGCCGTCACAGGGATCTCCATCACGGTGTGGCCCTTGTCGTTCTTGATGACCAGACGCCGAACGTTGCCCTCATGGAGCAGTTCCTTGACCTTCTCGACGAGCGCTTGCCCGCGCAGGTGCGTGGTCTTCCGGGCTTCCAACTGCTCGGTCATGTCGTACCTCCGTTCCCGGTCACCTGGTCAGGTGTGCCGGCTGGTGGGTGACGTCCTCGATGTCGGCTGTCGCGGCGTCGAGGAGCTGGTGCGCGAGGTCGGACAGCGCCCTCGCCGTGGCGAGCTCGTCACCGATCTCGGGGATGTCGGTGTCGGCCGGGTTCAGCCTCGCGGTGCCGACACCGACCAGGTGCGTGTTGTCGCGCGTGTGCAGGCGTGCCTTCGCCGTGGTCTTGTCGTCGTGCTCGTCGATGGTGATGTCGACGCGCCACTGCTTGGTCTCTCGCATCGGGTCCTCCTCCACTCGGGTGCCGGTGGTCAGCCGTCGCGGGTGTCGACGTGGTGCTCGATCCGCACGGCGACACGTTCCAGCGCGGCTCGGTGCCGGCGTTCGTGGTGGTCGCAGAAGGTCAACTCCCCGTCGTGCAGCACAACGCGCACTCGGGCACGCGCGCCGCAGCGGTCACACCGGTCTTCGACGGGGTTCAGGCCGGTCGTGATCGTGTCGAGCGCGGTGGTCATCGCTGTGGTCATGACGGACTCCTCTTCCTTGACCTCCAGCGTTCTCTCGGGCGGTGGGGTGGTACAGGGACCTTCGACCCGCGCCGGTCGGGATCCGGAGCAGTCGCCGGCACCTGCCCGGTGGGACCTCCGACCCTGGGGTCCGCCGTGCCGGAGGTCGAAGCTGGACGCGCATGGGTCGGTGTTCGACATGCCACGCCCACCCGGAGGAGGAACCGCCATGACCAGCCGCATGAACGACCACGGCACACGCACGGACCAACCGAAGGACTTCGTCGTCTCGTGGCCCGCGGAGGACGATCCTCCGGAGACCCGGGCGCTCCCGGCGGTCCGGTCCGACGCGCTGGCCGGAGAGCTGTCGCTCGACGGGTTCCACACTGGACGGCTGTGGACCGGCGGAGCCGCGACCGCGCTGGTTGCCGGGCTGCTCGCGGTCGTCGGGATCCTGGTGGCTCGCGGGTTGCTCGACATCGCGGTACTCGCCCCGAAGGGCGAGGGCGCCTGGGGCAACGCCAACACCCTGACCTACGCGCTCGCCTCGGCGGTGTGCGCGTTCGCCGCCACCGGCCTGGTGCAGCTGCTGCTGACCACCACTCCCCGTGCGGTCCGGTTCTTCACTTGGATCATGGTGCTGCTGACCGCGATCGCCGTGGTGTTGCCGCTGAGCCTCGACGTGGCCGCCGAGAGCCGCGTGTTCACCGCCGTGCTCAACGCCACGATCGGCCTCTCGATCACGGCGCTGCTGTCCGGCGTCGTGGGCAGTGCCCGCCGACGGTGGAACGCGTGAGCCGAGCTGGACGCGATCCTGGAGAGCTCCATTTACCTGTTCAACCGAGCGGTGGCAACCGTAGACCCTGAGGTCGTTATCCCTGGCCGCGCTGCGCCGTCGACAGCGTGGAGCGCCGCGCGGTGACCAGGGACGTCAGGTGCGTTCAGAGAGGACCTTCGGCGGCGGCGTGGCTGGTGCGGCCGGCCCATCGTGGGAGAGCGGAGTCGTCCGGGCATCCGGTCTGCCGGTTCGCCACGGGACGGCGGCGGCCCGGTGCGGCGGAGCACCGGGGGAGCACATCGGCGGTCGGGCACCGTGCCTGTCCACGAGCGACTGAACGAGGAGTGATGACGATGCCCAAGTACGTGTACGACTTCGCCGAGGGCAACCAGTTCATGGCGGACCTGCTCGGCGGCAAGGGGGCCAACCTCGCCGAGATGACCGTGATGGGGTTGCCAGTGCCGCCCGGCTTCACGATCACCACCGAAGCCTGCCGCGCCTACCTGACCACCGGCGCGATGCCGGAAGGGCTTGCCGCGGAGGTGGACGAGCACTTGCACGCGCTGGAGCGGGCGATGGGCCGCAAGCTCGGGCAGGTCGACCAGCCGCTGTTGGTCGCGGTCCGGTCCGGCGCGCGGTACTCGATGCCCGGGATGATGGACACGGTCCTCGACATCGGGCTGACCGACGACTCGGTGGCCGGGCTCGCCGCGTGGGCGGGGGACGAGCGGCTCGCCTGGGACTCCTACCGCAGGCTGGTGCAGATGTTCGGCACGACGGTGCTGGGTGTCGACGCGGAGCACTTCACCGACGCGCTGCGGCACGCCAAGCGGACCAAGGGCGTCGCCGGCGACCTCGGTCTGGACGCCGGGGACCTGCGTGCGCTGACCGCGACGTTCAAGGACATCGTCCGCGAGCGGGCCGGCCGGGAATTCCCGCAGGACCCGCGCGAGCAGCTGGACATGGCGATCGCGTCGGTCTTCGCGTCGTGGCGCACCGATCGGGCCCGGACCTACCGGCACGCCGAACACATCCCGGAAGACCTCGGCACGGCGGTCAACGTGTGCGCCATGGTGTTCGGCAACCTGGGCGACGACTCGGGCACCGGCGTCGCGTTCACGCGTGACCCGGCCACGGGCGCGTCCGGCGTCTACGGCGACTACCTCCCCAACGCCCAGGGCGAGGACGTCGTCGCCGGCATCCGCAACACGCTGCCGCTGCACCGGCTCGCCGACCTGCAACCCCAGGCCCACGAGCAGCTGATGGACATCATGGCGACGTTGGAGGAGCACTACCGCGACCTGTGCGACATCGAGTTCACCATCGAACGCCACAAGCTGTGGATGCTTCAGACCCGCGTCGGCAAGCGCACCGCGGCCGCCGCGTTCCGCATCGCCAACGCGCTGCGCGAGGAGGGCGTGATCGACGCCGACGAGGCGCTGCGGCGGGTGACCGGCGCGCAACTGGCCCAGCTGATGTTCCCGCGCTTCGGCGACACCGACCGGGTGCCGCTGGCCACCGGCGTCGCCGCGTCGCCCGGCGCGGCGGTCGGCGAGGTGGTGTTCGACTCCGCGACCGCGGTCCGCCGGGGAGAGCAGGGCGCCGCCGTGATCCTCGTGCGCCGCGAGACCAACCCCGACGACCTCGACGGGATGATCCACGCCCGAGCGGTGCTCACCAGCCGAGGCGGCAAGACCTCACACGCCGCCGTCGTCGCCCGCGGCCTCGGCCGGACCTGCGTGTGCGGGGCGGAGTCGCTGACCATCGACGCCGAGGCCCGCCGCTTCACCACCGCCGACGGCACGGTGGTCGCAGAAGGCGACGTCATCTCGGTCGACGGGACCGCCGGCACGGTCTACCTCGGCGAACTGGCCGTGGCCCCGTCCCCGGTCGCCGACTACTTCGAGGGCCGCCGCACCGCCGACAGCGACGACCTGCTGCGGGCCGTGGACCGCATCATCAGCCACGCCGACCGCCGGCACCGCCTGGAGGTGCGTGCCAACGCCGACACCCCGCAGGACGCGCACCGTGCCCGCCGGCTCGGCGCCACCGGGATCGGGCTTTGCCGCACCGAGCACATGTTCCTCGGCGACCGCCGCACCCTCGTCGAACGACTGATCCTGGCGAGCGGTGAAGCCGCCCGCGCCGAAGCGCTCGCTGCGTTGCTGCCGTTGCAGCGCGCGGACTTCACGCGCATCTTCGAGGAGATGGACGGCCTGCCGGTCACCATCAGGCTGCTCGACCCGCCACTGCACGAGTTCCTGCCCGACCACGTCGAGCTCACCGCACGGGTCGCGGTCGCGAAGGCACTTGGGCAGACCGACGCACCGGAGGACCTGCTGCGGGCGGTCGACCGGCTGCACGAGCAGAACCCGATGCTCGGCACGCGCGGCGTGCGGCTCGGACTGATCATCCCGGAGCTGTACGACTTGCAGGTCCGCGCAATCGCGGAAGCCGCGGCGGTGCGGATCCGAGCGGGTGGAACACCGCACGTGGAGATCATGGTCCCGCTGGTCGGCGACGCGCGCGAGTTGGAGATGGTCGCGGCGCGAGCCCGGCGAACCGTCGCCGACGTGGCCCGGGAGTCCGGCGTGGACATCCGGTACCGGATCGGCACGATGATCGAACTGCCGCGTGCCGCGCTCACCGCAGGCCGCATCGCCGAGTCCGCCGCGTTCTTCTCCTTCGGCACCAACGACCTGACGCAGACGGTCTGGGGCTTCTCCCGCGACGACGTCGAAGGCTCGTTCTTCCCGGTGTACCTCATCGAGGGCGTCTTCGAGGTGTCGCCGTTCGAGACGATCGACCGTGAGGGCGTCGGCCGGCTGATCGCCATCGCCGTGCGCGAGGGCCGCGCCGCTCGCCCGGACCTCGCGTTGGGCGTGTGCGGCGAGCACGGCGGCGACCCCGCGTCCATCCGGTTCTTCCACGAGGTCGGCCTCGACTATGTGTCCTGCTCACCGTTCCGGGTGCCCGTCGCCCGCCTCGAAGCGGGCCGCGCCGTGGTCGGAGAGGCCGACACGACCACCGACAACCGCTAGGAAGGACCGTAGACAGGACTTTCTCAAAGAGAACGTCCTGTCTACGGTCTCCCGGACGGCTGCGGACCCCGTTCCCGTCAAGGCCTTCGCTCGGAGGTCGAGACCGTCACATGTCCGAGTTGCTTCCCACCAGGACGTGGATCCGACTGTGTGCCGCGTCGCGCGGTCGATCCGCGACCGCGCGACGCGGGACTCTCCGTTACTTGGGGTCGTTGCGGACGTCGACACCACCGAAGAGCGCGGTGGCGTTGACCTTGAGCAGGGGCGCGTCGGAAGCCATCACCGTGTCGCGCTCGGTGTTGTCGTCGTAACCGCCGAAGAAGGGCAGCCCGCCCAACGACACCCGCCATCCTCTCGGCACCAGGATTTCCACGCCGCCGAACAGCGCGAAGGCGTCGACATCGGCCTCGTCGTCGATGTGCGCGTCACGCAGGTCGAGCGTCGCGCCACCGAACACCGCGGACACGTTCGCCCGGGTCAGGTGTTCGGCGCGGCTGCGCACCTTCGTGCCACCGAACAGCGCCACGGGCACGCCGATGTCGTCGGCGTCGTGGTGGTCGGCCGTGTGGCGGGTGCGCAGTCCGGTCAGGACGGCGACGCCGATGAGCAGCAGCAGGACCGGCCACAGCGGGTTGCCGGTGGTCCACCCCTGGCGGTCGGCCAGCAGCACGAGCCCGATCGCGGTCACCACGACCGGACCGAGCGAGACGTGCTTCTGGGCGATCATGGCGGTGAGGCCGACCCCGATGACGCCGATCGGCCACCAGGAGCCCAACGTGGTGCCGAAGTCGAGGACGTCCGTGGCGTCGAGGACGCCGAGCACGCCGAGCGTGACGAGCACGGCGCCGATCCAGATCCGCACGGGCTTCATGATGGTGCTCCCTTCCGGTCCTGGTGCCGTTCGACGGTGATGGTCCAGCCGCACCAGAGGGCGGCGATGGCGGCGACCGAGGTCACGATCGGCGC
This is a stretch of genomic DNA from Saccharothrix ecbatanensis. It encodes these proteins:
- a CDS encoding DUF4342 domain-containing protein, whose amino-acid sequence is MTEQLEARKTTHLRGQALVEKVKELLHEGNVRRLVIKNDKGHTVMEIPVTAGVVVAVAAPVVAAVAAIAALAGEWSVDVERHEPPQT
- the pflB gene encoding formate C-acetyltransferase — encoded protein: MTAVEERLDAWTGFRGANWRHDIDVRGFIQANYTPYEGDDGFLTGPTERTETLWRDLSGLFAEERRRGILDVDVHTPSTITSHRPGYLDRAQELIVGLQTDAPLKRAIMPGGGLRMVEAGLEAYGYELDPAVKEIFTKYRKTHNDGVFDAYTDEIKRARRAGVITGLPDSYGRGRIIGDYRRVALYGVDRLIDAKRAERAAIDDVPSTEAVIRDREELAEQIRALDELKQMARSYGDDISRPANTAREAVQWLYYAYLAAVKEQNGAAMSLGRTSTFLDIYLQRDLDAGRLTESQAQELVDDLVIKLRIVRFLRTPAYDELFSGDPTWVTESIGGIGEDGRPLVTRTSFRFLQTLYNLGPAPEPNLTVLWSPALPEGFKRFCARVSVDTSSIQYENDELIRPRFGDDTAIACCVSAMKVGKQMQFFGARVNLAKALLYAINGGRDELTGELVAPHQPPIAGEHLDYDDVRAAFDRTLDWLARTYVDALNIIHYMHDKYAYERIEMALHDHPAQRLLGCGIAGLSVVADSLSAIKHAKVRVVRDDTGLAVDFAVEGDFPRYGNNDDRADTLAVGLVEDFMALVRRYPAYRDALHTQSVLTITSNVVYGRHTGNTPEGRRAGEPFAPGANPMNGQDRHGLVAAALSVAKLPYDEALDGISLTAGITPNGLGRDTEERVANLVGVLDAYTDAGGFHLNANVLNREVLLDAMEHPEKYPQLTIRVSGYAVNFVRLTPEQQRDVVNRTFHGSL
- a CDS encoding DUF6069 family protein, whose amino-acid sequence is MTSRMNDHGTRTDQPKDFVVSWPAEDDPPETRALPAVRSDALAGELSLDGFHTGRLWTGGAATALVAGLLAVVGILVARGLLDIAVLAPKGEGAWGNANTLTYALASAVCAFAATGLVQLLLTTTPRAVRFFTWIMVLLTAIAVVLPLSLDVAAESRVFTAVLNATIGLSITALLSGVVGSARRRWNA
- a CDS encoding DUF1876 domain-containing protein yields the protein MRETKQWRVDITIDEHDDKTTAKARLHTRDNTHLVGVGTARLNPADTDIPEIGDELATARALSDLAHQLLDAATADIEDVTHQPAHLTR
- a CDS encoding flavodoxin family protein — translated: MARALVVYESMFGNTKAIAEAIGQALAADVVEVSDAPDVLPDDVGLVVVGAPTHAFSLSRPATRQSAANQATGDLVSTGRGVREWLDTLAPLGHHVTAHAFDTRVKVGWLPGSAAKAIAKRLRALHFQVPGKPMSFHVGGTPGPLLVGEPARADAWARSILAEART
- a CDS encoding DUF6544 family protein, which produces MTSTVHAAPITADDIAHLPEPAQRYLTFTRVLGRPADMSFHATAHGFFRMRPDQRWIACTSEQHNSAADLTRDFRMRLRLAHLIPVQAEDLYEHGHGRMHATALGLFAVADGKGREFDLGELVTFLNDAVLLAPSMLLRLPVEWTAIDDHTFGLTLTDHDNTVTARVTVDDRGAPREFTTEDRWADLPEGLVKTRWSTPVEGWNLVAGRIRPRRGTAVWHLPDGPFAYAQFDYTKADITYSTTPE
- a CDS encoding universal stress protein; translated protein: MTWTKRTVVGVDASPAGTVALEWAVRHAEGGTVLAVSVCRIYPEVCGGDDALHAAQRRVLREAVTRLGTTWGARIQEAVVDGEAGPALVGLAEDADVLVLGGHHYHRAGAAAIGSVVSYCVRYAKCPVVVVPVEGNDDAASTGPCALAGHLRKGPVAAPSTDLHDAPEVPAR
- a CDS encoding DUF7455 domain-containing protein; translated protein: MTTAMTTALDTITTGLNPVEDRCDRCGARARVRVVLHDGELTFCDHHERRHRAALERVAVRIEHHVDTRDG
- a CDS encoding zinc-dependent alcohol dehydrogenase family protein gives rise to the protein MKALVYRGPGRKAWEDVPDPELVDPTDAIVRITAATICGTDLHILKGDVPEVEPGRILGHEGVGVVEQVGAAVTEIKPGDRVLVSCISACGRCSYCRTGMYGQCLGGGGWVLGHTVDGTHAEYVRVPFADTSTYLLPDGVTDTAAVMLSDILPTAFEVGVLAGKVQPGQTVVIVGAGPIGLAAIETARFYSPGHVVAVDLAEARLDAAKQFGADVTVNAADDVERVVFELTGGLGADLAIEAVGVPETFELCARLIRPGGRVANVGVHGKPATLHLEKLWIRNVTITTGLVDTVTTPTLLTMLAGGRLDADRFATHRFALDEMEAAYDVFERAAETGALKVVLTR
- a CDS encoding DoxX family membrane protein codes for the protein MTAFSHSGAATGTTARATATTAVRADAGAIALAALRITTGFVFLWAFFDKLFGLDYATKSANAWINGGSPTKGFLSRVAVGPFESTFHAWAGAWWADWLFMLGLFAIGVAVIAGIGLRVAAIAGTLMMLLMWAAEWPLAQFTSAGEPSMSTNPIIDYHIIYAVALIAVALTGAGATWGLGRQWATLPVVRDHTWLR